One Fusarium poae strain DAOMC 252244 chromosome 4, whole genome shotgun sequence DNA window includes the following coding sequences:
- a CDS encoding hypothetical protein (BUSCO:30661at5125), with protein MAATKQVFIGIIGAGGVGKAFIDQLQSLAARKPSPKLNLAYIATSRKALYNDDYSPVNLENVIDTLGSSSKAPLALAQVVEYLSKAPAKTVLVDNTSSQDVAELYPLALSRGISIVTPNKKAFSGSYKLWQDIFSAAESSGARVYHESSVGAGLPVISTLKDLVETGDKVTKIEGVFSGTMSFLFNSFAPTEGQGGKWSEEVKKAKSLGYTEPDPRDDLNGLDVARKLTILARLAGIPVESPTSFPVQSLIPKELESVSSGDEFLEKLPAFDSQMEETKAAAEKAGKVVRFVGSIDAASKQVKVGLEQFDRSHPIAALKGSDNVISFYTERYGSNPLIVQGAGAGGDVTAMGVTADLIKVLSQIA; from the exons ATGGCCGCTACCAAGCAAGTTTTCATCGGAATTATCG GCGCTGGAGGCGTTGGCAAGGCCTTTATCGACCAGCTCCAGTCCCTTGCTGCTCGAAAGCCATCCCCGAAACTGAACCTCGCATACATTGCCACAAGCCGCAAGGCCCTTTACAACGACGACTACTCCCCCGTTAACCTCGAGAACGTCATCGATACTCTTGGTTCCTCGTCCAAGGCCCCGCTCGCTCTCGCTCAGGTTGTCGAGTACCTTTCCAAAGCCCCCGCCAAGACCGTCCTCGTCGACAACACCAGCTCTCAAGATGTCGCTGAGCTGTACCCCCTTGCTCTGAGCCGAGGTATCAGCATTGTTACACCCAACAAGAAGGCCTTCTCTGGTTCATACAAGCTGTGGCAAGACATCTTCTCAGCTGCCGAGTCATCGGGCGCCCGTGTCTACCACGAGTCGTCCGTTGGTGCTGGTCTCCCCGTCATCTCCACCCTGAAGGATCTCGTTGAGACCGGCGACAAGGTCACCAAGATTGAGGGTGTTTTCAGCGGCACCATGTCTTTCCTCTTCAACTCCTTTGCTCCTACTGAGGGCCAGGGTGGTAAGTGGTCCGAGGAggtcaagaaggccaagtcTCTGGGTTACACCGAGCCCGACCCCCGAGATGACCTCAACGGTCTCGACGTTGCCCGAAAGTTGACCATTCTCGCTCGTCTGGCTGGCATCCCTGTTGAGTCTCCCACTTCTTTCCCCGTGCAGAGCCTTATCCCCAAGGAGCTCGAGTCTGTTTCCAGTGGCGACGAGTTCCTCGAGAAGCTCCCTGCCTTTGACTCTCAGATGGAGGAGaccaaggctgctgctgagaaggCCGGCAAGGTTGTCCGATTCGTCGGAAGCATCGACGCTGCCTCCAAGCAGGTCAAGGTTGGCCTGGAGCAGTTTGATCGCTCGCACCCAATTGCTGCCCTGAAGGGTAGCGACAACGTCATTAGCTTCTACACCGAGAGATACGGAAGCAACCCCCTGATTGTCCAGGGTGCGGGCGCTGGAGGTGACGTGACCGCCATGGGAGTCACCGCTGATCTGATCAAGGTCTTGTCGCAGATTGCGTAA
- the TRM8 gene encoding tRNA (guanine-N(7)-)-methyltransferase (tRNA(m7G46)-methyltransferase), giving the protein MTADLPNKQKGRETDRIKRTKNGVTQLPRKKFYRQRAHANPFSDHMLEYPKSPDDMDWSPYFPHYVQEGTPEDSSKPPRLTKDVEIVDIGCGFGGLTVALAPKLPDTLTLGLEIRTQVAGYVQERIKALRSQNSDNMYQNVACIRANTMKFLPNFFKKAQLSKIFICFPDPHFKARKHKARIVSTTLNSEYAYALRPGGIVYTITDVEDLHLWMVQHLEAHPAFERISKEEEEADECVHVMSTETEESKKVTRNNGQKFVALFRRLEDPPW; this is encoded by the exons ATGACAGCGGACCTTCCAAATAAGCAAAAAGGCCGCGAGACGGATCGCATCAAGAGGACTAAGAATGGAGTTACTCAGTTGCCGCGCAAAAAGTTCTACCGCCAGCGAGCGCATGCGAATCCTTTCTCTGACCATATGCTAGAATA CCCTAAATCACCAGATGACATGGATTGGTCCCCATACTTCCCTCACTATGTTCAAGAAGGAACACCAGAAGATTCTTCAAAGCCTCCTCGTCTGACAAAAGATGTTGAAATTGTCGACATTGGTTGTGGATTCGGAGGTCTTACGGTTGCCCTGGCTCCCAAGTTGCCAGACACTCTCACACTTG GCCTGGAGATTCGTACACAAGTGGCAGGGTACGTTCAAGAGCGTATAAAAGCGCTACGATCACAAAATTCGGACAACATGTATCAGAACGTTGCCTGCATCCGAGCAAACACGATGAAGTTCCTCCCCAACTTTTTCAAGAAGGCCCAGCTGTCCAAGATCTTCATCTGCTTCCCTGACCCTCACTTTAAGGCTAGGAAGCACAAGGCGAGAATTGTATCGACAACTCTGAACTCTGAGTACGCTTATGCGCTCCGACCTGGTGGCATCGTGTACACAATTACCGATGTTGAGGATTTGCATTTGTGGATGGTTCAGCATCTCGAGGCTCACCCTGCTTTCGAGAGGATTtccaaggaagaggaagaggccgatGAGTGTGTCCATGTCATGTCAACTGAAACCGAAGAGAGCAAGAAGGTCACGAGGAATAACGGGCAAAAGTTTGTAGCGTTGTTCCGAAGACTGGAGGATCCCCCGTGGTAG
- a CDS encoding hypothetical protein (BUSCO:50790at5125), translated as MPQDPNLYGQRPTKKPKRDATLSTSLDFTAQLTSLMSNASSGATSAGRSRPQKEGKDDIFKGSKPKRSKESNESKKLQLKEVAGTEEETQELARARRRMEEKARLYAAMKRGDYVAKENEAAPLIDFDRKWAEGEETKEDYETSSDEDNDEESGEMVEYEDEFGRVRQVTKAEKEKLDRRARRGLLGAEELERMSARPSAPSNLIVGDTIQAMAFNPDDPDKMEELARKRDRSATPPPAQHYDADWEIRTKGTGFYKFSQDDETRTTEMEGLAEERRKTEEQRRVREEQKEARRREIEKRREEMATRRAKKQADSFLDRLG; from the coding sequence ATGCCACAGGACCCGAATCTATATGGACAACGTCCTACTAAAAAGCCGAAGCGCGATGCAACATTATCTACTTCGCTTGACTTCACTGCTCAATTGACATCATTGATGTCAAACGCCTCATCAGGCGCGACATCAGCTGGCCGATCTCGCCCTCAAAAAGAAGGCAAAGATGACATATTCAAAGGCTCAAAACCCAAACGAAGCAAGGAGTCTAATGAATCAAAAAAGCTGCAATTAAAGGAGGTCGCGGGCACAGAGGAAGAAACTCAGGAGCTAGCACGAGCCAGGCGACGAATGGAGGAAAAGGCACGTCTTTACGCAGCGATGAAGCGAGGAGATTATGTTGCCAAAGAGAATGAGGCCGCGCCATTAATAGACTTTGATCGAAAATGGGCGGAAGGAGAGGAGACAAAGGAAGACTATGAGACGAGCAGCGATGAAGATAACGATGAGGAAAGCGGCGAGATGGTCGAGTATGAGGATGAGTTTGGTCGCGTACGCCAAGTCACCAAAGCAGAGAAGGAAAAGTTGGACCGTAGAGCACGACGCGGTCTATTGGGAGCTGAAGAACTCGAACGCATGTCGGCAAGACCCAGCGCGCCAAGCAACCTCATCGTAGGGGACACAATACAAGCCATGGCTTTCAACCCCGACGACCCAGACAAGATGGAAGAGCTGGCGCGGAAGCGAGACCGCAGCGCAACACCACCGCCAGCGCAGCACTACGATGCAGATTGGGAAATTCGGACCAAGGGAACAGGCTTTTACAAGTTTAGTCAAGACGATGAGACCCGAACAACGGAGATGGAGGGGCTCGCGGAAGAGCGGCGTAAGACGGAGGAACAGCGGCGAGTGCGGGAGGAACAGAAGGAGGCTAGAAGACGGGAAATTGAGAAGCGAAGGGAGGAAATGGCAACTCGGAGAGCCAAGAAGCAAGCCGATTCATTCTTGGATAGGCTGGGCTGA
- a CDS encoding hypothetical protein (TransMembrane:1 (o20-48i)), which produces MSVMSSEASWNLFSPLMTEYSSIVNLISLVCLGLGLMLFVPVILLVIFDFCLWTWRNLCNDNPPPTDEPDTVVTTNPHAAAIATGIDKASL; this is translated from the exons ATGTCTGTCATGTCCTCTGAAGCATCATGGAACCTGTTCAGTCCTCTAATGACTGAGTACTCCTCTATCGTCAACTTGATCTCTCTTGTCTGT CTCGGCCTTGGTCTCATGTTATTCGTCCCCGTCATTCTTCTTGTGATATTCGACTTCTGTCTTTGGACGTGGAGGAACCTCTGTAACGATAATCCTCCACCGACTGACGAGCCCGATACTGTTGTTACCACGAACCCACATGCTGCAGCGATAGCAACAGGGATAGACAAAGCATCACTTTAA
- a CDS encoding hypothetical protein (TransMembrane:2 (n8-19c24/25o34-54i251-269o)~BUSCO:3408at5125) produces MALKRRDVIVAGLAAFIAWGFAASWSPVLRWAGHAFVVGSFVTLVLLLAGLFLVSRRPNDRTLPPNGVTFLSPKSWRSEVQALRQRQSYTPTQIQPESPRVSKAIDNLLGLIIRDFVSSWYSNISRNPTFTNQVDKAVREALLSLCDILRDKDLADLVTSRLVPLLTAHFRDFYEAEKAVRGKKLNRSVTESEELDLAIASKFRDGRLHPAASLSFPDTKMVQQDYLRSLVAKIMPQILPENMLSSRAVSIIIREIVGCAVLFPVIQLLSEPDTWNQLMENMGRSMLQDRSTVRKLRAALDQHAPSTPKSSKLASMPRVAPGDSERKFEKFIRAIRKVNNLSDARRFRSEVASQLKRDSFQDNQDQVYLRRLEMGKRLLDQRVTHLAAGGERRPPGPLPAPSTSSKSKLESAPLVDFLRDPSALSYFMEYMDRQNLMPLVQFWLVVDGFRNPLEEDGPDDELPSTLPMWTDADRQDLQQINQAYLSRSELKVPDHSKNEVKAFIKAGKTATPMQYYRARQAILKAQSAVLEEMRERFFQGFKKSDLFYKCLAAEEAANNQTLRSTPQPEAQTLAPGPSSKTLPAKPRPVSRLTTQLSNTSKRTGSASDLRSLSSNGNGNGHGHRARRSLDEGPFAPLFDDDDIDTDGLGDSVQSLDAETNSQQLPDTQVVQAVEEALTNILENDRPQTAEDLRASLFENGGNSSIGGIDDNASSLFSGHDNESNRGSLDMGVRPGTLVKDGEKPSLSSLGLVSAASRIGVFVDDDLFGDNNKDLPDDGDPDEGPPPDDEDEVHEAAPGDLGLAEAITALSNDIDRLVAQEAVVESLTRKAELTNNTAELRILRKSKASLQREIRRKELQRQQYVIQESDNSLYGRSTIKIKSIQVGREEDGREFALYVIEVQRNAGEQMPAASWVISRRYSEFHELHQKLRSRYPSVRNLDFPRRRMVMKFQSEFLRKRRTALEQYLQDLLLLPEACRSRELRAFLSQSVITQGQDILDREDKKDMMTRLYDSVADGMDDILGNIPVLDQISEAGQSLIAAATNQLNTVPLNVNEENFPAAEAEAELNAFENKELEPFIKPICDIFLEIFELNKGNNWLRGRAVVVVLQQLLGGTIERKVRDNVKMLSQDDNVLKCISLVQDSLWPGGEMQRDRKPRTAAEKKKTRTEASLMLATLVPDLAGSVVGRVNAQAASRRIFATLNNSRLNAHLVFTMIDEIVSVLFEDP; encoded by the exons ATGGCCCTCAAGCGTAGAGATGTTATTGTTGCAGGACTCGCCGCCTTCATAGCCTGGGGCTTCGCTGCGAGCTGGTCACCCGTTCTTCGCTGGGCAGGCCATGCCTTTGTTGTCGGCTCCTTCGTCACCCTCGTCCTTCTCTTGGCCGGCCTCTTCCTTGTCTCGAGACGCCCAAACGACCGAACCCTGCCACCGAATGGCGTCACCTTCCTAAGTCCAAAATCATGGCGATCAGAGGTGCAGGCGTTGCGCCAGCGACAATCCTATACTCCAACCCAAATACAGCCCGAATCACCCCGCGTTTCTAAAGCTATTGACAACTTGCTCGGCCTCATAATCCGCGACTTTGTTAGCAGTTGGTATTCCAATATAAGTCGCAATCCAACCTTTACGAACCAGGTCGATAAAGCTGTGCGTGAGGCACTGCTGAGCTTGTGTGATATCCTACGTGATAAGGATCTGGCGGACCTCGTCACCAGTCGTCTTGTTCCACTCCTCACCGCCCACTTCCGAGATTTCTACGAAGCAGAGAAAGCAGTAAGAGGGAAGAAGCTTAATCGTTCTGTTACTGAATCTGAAGAACTTGACTTGGCTATTGCTTCGAAATTCCGCGATGGACGCCTGCATCCTGCTGCGTCATTGTCGTTTCCTGACACCAAGATGGTTCAACAAGACTACCTGCGATCTCTTGTCGCAAAGATTATGCCACAAATTCTTCCGGAGAACATGTTGTCTAGTCGAGCTGTCTCCATCATTATTCGCGAGATCGTTGGGTGTGCCGTGTTATTTCCCGTGATTCAACTTCTTTCCGAGCCCGATACATGGAATCAACTAATGGAGAATATGGGCCGTTCGATGCTGCAAGACAGATCAACAGTACGAAAGCTTCGGGCAGCTTTGGATCAACATGCTCCCTCTACGCCAAAGTCCAGTAAACTAGCCTCCATGCCTAGAGTTGCGCCAGGCGACAGCGAGCGCAAGTTTGAAAAGTTCATTCGTGCTATTCGGAAGGTCAACAACCTGTCAGATGCACGCCGATTTCGCAGCGAAGTTGCCAGTCAACTCAAAAGAGATTCTTTTCAGGACAATCAGGACCAGGTTTACCTTCGCCGATTGGAGATGGGAAAGAGGTTACTCGATCAACGGGTGACTCACCTTGCTGCCGGCGGTGAACGTCGTCCACCTGGACCATTGCCTGCaccatcaacttcttcaaaGTCCAAGCTGGAAAGCGCACCATTGGTAGACTTTCTGCGAGATCCTTCAGCACTATCCTATTTTATGGAATACATGGATCGTCAGAATCTGATGCCCTTAGTGCAGTTCTGGCTTGTTGTCGACGGTTTTAGAAACCCCCTGGAAGAAGATGGCCCGGACGATGAGCTGCCATCAACGCTACCTATGTGGACTGACGCAGATCGTCAAGACTTACAACAAATAAACCAAGCATACTTGTCAAGGTCTGAGTTAAAGGTTCCGGACCATTCAAAGAACGAAGTGAAAGCGTTTATCAAGGCAGGGAAAACAGCCACACCGATGCAGTACTACAGAGCCCGACAAGCTATTTTGAAAGCCCAAAGTGCGGTTTTAGAGGAGATGCGCGAGCGTTTCTTTCAGGGTTTCAAGAAATCCGATCTCTTCTATAAATGTCTTGCCGCTGAGGAAGCAGCCAACAACCAGACCCTCCGATCAACACCGCAACCAGAAGCACAAACATTGGCGCCCGGTCCATCTAGTAAGACTTTGCCAGCGAAGCCGAGACCAGTTTCACGGTTAACCACTCAACTATCCAACACGAGCAAACGTACAGGCTCTGCTTCGGACCTCAGGTCTCTGAGCTCCAACGGCAACGGCAACGGCCATGGTCATCGAGCTAGGCGCTCACTTGACGAGGGCCCCTTCGCACCCCTGttcgacgacgatgatattGACACCGACGGGCTAGGGGATTCTGTGCAAAGTTTGGATGCAGAGACGAATAGTCAGCAACTGCCAGATACCCAAGTTGTTCAGGCAGTGGAGGAAGCACTGACAAACATCCTGGAAAATGATCGCCCCCAGACTGCCGAGGATCTGCGTGCGTCCCTTTTCGAAAACGGTGGTAACAGCAGCATTGGTGGCATCGATGATAATGCGTCGAGCCTCTTCTCAGGCCACGATAACGAATCCAATCGTGGCTCTCTGGACATGGGAGTGCGACCAGGTACCTTGGTCAAAGACGGAGAGAAACCAAGTCTTTCATCGCTTGGTCTCGTCAGTGCGGCCTCGCGAATCGGCGtctttgttgatgatgatctaTTTGGTGATAATAACAAAGATCTCCCTGATGACGGCGATCCAGACGAGGGTCCACCACccgatgacgaggacgaagTGCACGAAGCAGCGCCAGGAGACCTTGGACTGGCCGAAGCAATCACTGCTCTGTCTAATGACATTGACCGCCTGGTAGCACAGGAGGCGGTCGTGGAGTCCCTGACACGGAAAGCAGAGTTAACAAACAACACTGCCGAGCTACGCATCCTTAGGAAGTCGAAAGCGTCTTTACAAAGGGAGATTAGGCGCAAGGAGCTTCAACGTCAGCAGTATGTCATCCAAGAAAGCGACAATAGTCTCTATGGCCGCTCCACTATCAAAATCAAATCCATTCAGGTCGGaagagaggaagatggcAGAGAGTTTGCCCTATACGTCATCGAAGTGCAAAGAAATGCTGGAGAGCAGATGCCCGCGGCTTCATGGGTGATTTCGCGGCGATACAGCGAATTCCACGAACTTCACCAAAAGCTACGGTCCCGTTACCCGTCAGTCCGGAATCTTGACTTTCCTCGGCGACGTATGGTTATGAAGTTTCAGAGCGAATTCCTACGCAAGAGACGAACTGCTCTCGAGCAGTATCTACAAGATCTACTACTATTGCCTGAAGCATGCCGTAGCCGAGAGCTCAGAGCATTTCTTTCGCAAAGTGTGATAACACAAGGTCAAGACATCCTAGATCGTGAGGACAAGAAGGATATGATGACACGGTTGTATGATTCTGTTGCAGATGGAATGGACGATATTCTTGGAAATATCCCTGTTTTGGACCAGATATCTGAGGCTGGTCAGAGTCTAATTGCGGCGGCTACAAACCAGCTCAACACGGTTCCACTCAATGTCAACGAAGAGAACTTTCCAGCTGCTGAAGCCGAGGCCGAATTGAACGCATTTGAGAATAAGGAGCTTGAACCGTTCATCAAACCGATTTGCGACATCTTCCTTGAGATATTCGAGCTCAACAAGGGAAACAACTGGCTCCGCGGACGAGCTGTCGTGGTTGTTCTGCAACAACTTCTTGGCGGTACGATTGAGAGAAAAGTACGAGATAATGTCAAGATGCTTTCCCAAGACGACAACGTTCTCAAATGTATCAGCTTGGTTCAGGACAGCCTTTGGCCAGGAGGAGAGATGCAACGCGATCGAAAACCACGGACAGCCGccgagaagaaaaagacgcGGACTGAGGCGAGTCTGATGTTGGCTACACTGGTGCCAGATCTCGCTGGCAGTGTTGTGGGAAGAGTCAATGCACAGGCAGCGAGTCGTCGTATCTTTGCGACATTGAACAACTCGAGGTTAAA TGCACACCTCGTATTCACTATGATTGATGAAATCGTCTCGGTCCTATTCGAGGATCCGTAA
- a CDS encoding hypothetical protein (TransMembrane:15 (o148-168i222-242o254-275i282-305o325-346i399-421o475-495i541-562o574-600i612-632o652-673i685-705o717-737i746-763o769-784i)), which produces MATQEQKSEATVSAPDVEFTERLRHDSLPNSHEEAEVDGRFERDLDVTQDDLLEAREIASTLPLEHVHKIMSKVYKLHKRDPNFPLSVIQKIESFLDKDDILKHPERHKTLIQEIKIEAALITHNSPYAEVRAVVNNHNDPSMPCSTIRAWFIGLIFSCAASFINSFFEIRQPTIGVGLAVPQLLAYPFGKFLEKTLPDIGVTLFGVRHSLNPGKFNKKEHMLITIMSSISIGTPYTNYIIWIQYLPQYFNQPYAMSIGYQILLGLSSKFIGYGLAGVCRRFLVYPSHCLWPTTLVYIALNTALHDEGDIPVPGPFKRIWNTSRFRFFSIAFGAMFAYFWLPNYLFAGLSWFSWMTWISPNNGDLANVTGGYTGLGINPFPTFDWNIVTLGCDPLMVPFFATFNLFCGALLTCFVILGVYYGNGYHTAYLPINSNRVFDHFGGLYNVSAIIDERGIFDAEKYKAYSPAFLSAAHISSYMFLFSLYTAAITYAVLYHHRPIAMGLRGLADSFRPSKKNESEDEQVLDAHNRLMKTYREVPEWWYLACLAIAFIVGVVGVSQWPTHTTPAVVPFGVILSLIFVVPVGIISATTGIGVSLNVLSEFLGGAFVEGNAIAMCFFKAFGYSTCAQAVYFSADLKLAHYLKIPPRFTFWAQMVPTLVSTLVTVGVLQYQIRLEGVCTQDAPYRFMCPGLNNFFTAAVLWGTIGPKKLFGLGGQYVEALVGFPFGVIMVLLFWWLGKKYPNIKFARSIHPVVLLAGGMLWAPYNLSYIWPAVPIGWISWIYLKKRHLAFWAKVYFWIAFSFEY; this is translated from the exons ATGGCAACCCAGGAACAAAAGTCGGAGGCTACAGTGAGTGCCCCAGATGTCGAGTTCACCGAAAGG TTACGCCATGATTCACTTCCCAATTCGCATGAGGAAGCCGAGGTGGATGGTAGATTTGAGAGAGATCTTGACGTTACTCAAGATGATCTACTTGAAGCAAGGGAGATTGCATCAACATTGCCTCTTGAACATGTCCACAAG ATTATGAGCAAGGTATACAAGCTTCACAAGAGAGATCCTAATTTTCCTCTCTCAGTCATTCAAAAGATTGAATCCTTCCTAG ACAAAGATGATATCTTGAAACATCCTGAGCGACACAAGACACTCATACAAGAGATAAAGATCGAGGCGGCGTTGATCACACACAACTCACCATACGCGGAAGTTCGTGCCGTGGTTAACAACCATAATGACCCAAGCATGCCCTGCTCCACGATACGCGCCTGGTTCATAGGTCTCATCTTCTCTTGCGCCGCCTCCTTCATCAATAGCTTCTTCGAGATCCGCCAACCCACGATCGGCGTCGGTCTGGCAGTGCCTCAACTCCTGGCATACCCTTTTGGAAAGTTCCTCGAGAAGACTCTGCCTGATATTGGGGTTACTCTCTTCGGCGTGCGACATAGTCTCAATCCTGGAAAGTTCAATAAGAAGGAACACATGTTAATTACCATCATGTCGAGTATCTCGATAGGAACGCCCTATACAAATTACATAATCTGGATCCAGTATCTTCCACAGTACTTTAATCAGCCCTACGCGATGAGTATAGGATATCAAATTCTTCTCGGTCTTTCCAGCAAGTTCATCGGTTATGGACTTGCTGGTGTCTGTAGACGCTTCCTCGTCTACCCTTCCCATTGCCTGTGGCCAACCACATTAGTCTACATCGCCCTCAACACGGCACTACACGATGAGGGAGACATCCCAGTACCGGGCCCCTTCAAGAGGATCTGGAACACATCCCGCTTCAGATTTTTCAGCATAGCCTTTGGCGCAATGTTTGCTTACTTCTGGCTACCGAATTATCTTTTTGCTGGTCTGAGTTGGTTCAGCTGGATGACTTGGATATCCCCTAACAACGGCGACTTGGCCAATGTTACGGGTGGATATACTGGCTTGGGGATCAATCCCTTCCCAACGTTTGACTGGAATATAGTTACGCTGGGTTGCGATCCTCTCATGGTGCCCTTTTTCGCAACCTTCAATCTGTTCTGTGGTGCACTACTGACTTGTTTTGTTATACTGGGCGTTTACTATGGAAATGGCTATCATACTGCTTACCTTCCCATCAACTCGAACAGGGTGTTTGATCATTTTGGGGGGTTGTACAATGTATCTGCCATCATAGACGAGCGAGGTATTTTCGACGCCGAGAAGTACAAAGCATACTCGCCTGCGTTTCTGTCAGCTGCGCATATCAGCTCTTACATGTTCTTGTTCTCTCTCTATACGGCTGCCATTACGTATGCTGTGCTATATCACCACCGACCAATCGCCATGGGGCTCAGGGGATTAGCTGACAGTTTCCGCCCATCAAAGAAGAATGAATCTGAAGATGAGCAAGTACTGGATGCGCACAATCGTCTAATGAAGACCTACCGCGAAGTCCCCGAATGGTGGTACTTGGCATGTCTCGCGATAGCTTTCATTGTAggtgttgttggtgtttCTCAATGGCCAACACATACCACACCCGCAGTCGTGCCTTTCGGTGTCATCCTAAGTCTGATATTTGTCGTCCCTGTTGGTATTATATCAGCCACCACAGGGATTGGTGTCTCGCTCAACGTCTTGTCCGAGTTCCTCGGTGGTGCCTTTGTTGAGGGCAACGCCATTGCCATGTGTTTCTTTAAGGCCTTTGGATACAGCACTTGTGCCCAAGCAGTCTACTTCAGCGCAGACCTGAAACTGGCGCACTATCTCAAGATACCACCGCGTTTTACCTTTTGGGCACAGATGGTCCCGACTCTTGTGTCGACACTTGTTACTGTCGGTGTTTTGCAGTATCAAATACGTCTGGAGGGTGTCTGTACACAGGATGCTCCATACCGCTTCATGTGTCCTGGTCTGAACAATTTCTTCACTGCTGCTGTGCTGTGGGGGACCATTGGGCCTAAGAAGCTCTTCGGTCTTGGGGGTCAATATGTCGAGGCCTTGGTGGGCTTCCCCTTTGGCGTGATTATGGTTCTTCTCTTTTGGTGGCTTGGGAAGAAATACCCAAACATTAAGTTCGCCCGAAGTATTCACCCTGTTGTGTTACTAGCAGGAGGAATGCTCTGGGCGCCTTATAACCTTAGTTATATCTGGCCTGCTGTGCCGATTGGTTGGATTTCCTGGATATATCTCAAGAAGCGACATCTCGCTTTCTGGGCCAAGGTATATTTTTGGATAGCATTTTCGTTTGAGTACTAA
- a CDS encoding hypothetical protein (BUSCO:35761at5125), translated as MRLDPNKLIPTLQPTRSAHLTVDLNFSTALNSFGSSSLTTANISGQDFPVFTTDPQSPWLLSTSPSLPAQSAQQQQLQSPESPHQDFVLFDQLPNRPTTTSLPNQRRHSSHLQNRQQPVSPAVQNQRVAQLLQAFGRPSSTVNNNNRPTNQFYASSAPSSSTALNKQNRAARPPVPLFSQSTGSVSQQTAKMMNAAGLYPSDEISTSSTSSPSSSDVELEEFTAFEGGAHTAFSSPAVASVFDFSSSASSSNANLATISPQDLLFQEPFMSAPNSSALTALTSPSIYNESPDFDQYDVSPNFGNAEFDTPAGDWFPLFPTEPSAVPQLSVETSPEMKSDELDSDAQSPPLPRRKSGTSPSTRHSSVAGVNARKRDKPLPPIIIDDPSDIVAMKRARNTLAARKSRERKAIKMEELEEKIAKLEEERDHWKRIALAQSGVQ; from the exons ATGAGACTG GACCCTAACAAGTTAATCCCCACTCTTCAACCAACCCGTTCAGCTCACCTCACGGTCGACCTGAACTTCAGCACTGCTTTGAATAGCTTCGGCTCCAGTTCCCTCACAACCGCCAACATTTCAGGCCAAGACTTCCCAGTCTTCACCACGGATCCCCAATCACCATGGCTTCTCTCCACCAGTCCCAGCCTGCCGGCACAATCcgcgcaacagcaacagttACAGAGTCCCGAATCGCCTCATCAGGACTTTGTCTTGTTCGATCAGCTCCCTAATCGCCCTACAACAACATCGCTGCCAAACCAGCGTCGAcactcgtctcatctgcaaAACCGCCAACAGCCTGTCTCCCCTGCTGTTCAGAATCAACGAGTAGCCCAGTTGCTCCAGGCTTTTGGTCGTCCTTCGTCTACTgtaaacaacaacaaccgtCCCACGAACCAGTTTTACGCTTCTTCGGCCCCTTCGTCATCTACTGCATTGAACAAGCAGAACCGTGCTGCTCGACCCCCAGTACCTCTATTTTCCCAGAGTACAGGTAGCGTCTCGCAACAAACCGCCAAGATGATGAACGCTGCAGGTTTGTACCCCTCTGATGAGATATCTACTAGTTCCACAAGCTCACCATCTTCATCAGACGTCGAACTCGAAGAGTTCACTGCCTTCGAGGGCGGGGCTCACACGGCCTTTTCCTCACCTGCTGTTGCTTCTGTCTTTGACTTTAGCAGCAGTGCGTCTAGCTCTAATGCCAACTTGGCGACTATCTCGCCTCAGGATCTTCTTTTCCAAGAGCCTTTCATGTCTGCTCCCAACTCGTCGGCCCTCACGGCTTTGACTTCTCCATCCATCTACAACGAGTCTCCGGACTTTGACCAGTATGATGTGTCTCCCAACTTTGGCAATGCCGAGTTCGACACACCAGCTGGAGATTGGTTTCCTCTGTTCCCTACGGAACCCTCAGCTGTTCCCCAGCTGAGTGTTGAAACCTCTCCTGAGATGAAGTCTGATGAGTTGGACTCTGATGCTCAGTCTCCTCCCCTGCCTCGTCGCAAGTCGGGTACATCGCCTTCCACTCGCCACTCTTCTGTGGCTGGTGTTAACGCCCGCAAGCGAGACAAGCCTCTGCCCCCTATCATCATCGATGATCCTAGCGACATCGTTGCCATGAAGCGTGCTCGCAACACTCTTGCCGCACGAAAGTCTCGGGAGCGCAAGGCAATCAAGATGGAGGAACTGGAAGAAAAGATTGCCAAGTTGGAAGAAGAGCGTGATCACTGGAAGAGGATCGCTCTTGCGCAATCAGGTGTGCAATAA